The Papaver somniferum cultivar HN1 chromosome 3, ASM357369v1, whole genome shotgun sequence genome includes a region encoding these proteins:
- the LOC113356193 gene encoding aspartic proteinase nepenthesin-1-like, which produces MFMATSVVPHDRFHLSYSHMMFILLTITSVFVLPTSSTSRGTLDQYRHDSTLRNGFRINLNHVDGAGNFTKLELVQRGMNRGKHRLQRLSALAVTSVDDAIKSQVHTGSGEFLMSLSIGTPPTSYLAIMDTGSDLIWTQCKPCTECYKQPTPIFDPSTSSSFSKLSCTNTLCRALTASMCSDNACEYLYAYGDDSTTQGIMASETFTFGDPSSKDKSASISIPNVGFGCGNDNEGGGFTQGAGLVGLGRGPLSLVSQLGTGRFSYCLNSIDSTQTSSLLFGSLANLVNTTTSDNEIQTTPLIKNPSQPSFYYLDLEGITVGETLLSIPKSTFQLKPSGSGGFIIDSGTTITYLQKTGFNAVKKAFIWQMKLTVADSSTGLDLCFNLPNSVSEIDVPKLIFHFKGADLDLPGNNYMIADSDLGLVCLAMGASNGLSIFGNVQQQNMLILHDLEKEVMSFVPTKCDQL; this is translated from the coding sequence ATGTTCATGGCTACATCAGTTGTTCCTCATGATCGTTTCCATCTTTCATATTCACACATGATGTTTATACTGCTTACAATAACATCTGTATTTGTACTACCAACTTCTTCCACGTCAAGAGGAACTCTGGATCAATATCGTCATGATTCAACGTTAAGAAACGGGTTTCGCATCAATCTGAACCATGTAGACGGGGCGGGAAACTTCACGAAACTTGAACTAGTTCAACGTGGAATGAACCGTGGTAAACATCGATTACAACGGCTAAGTGCACTTGCAGTTACTAGCGTCGATGATGCTATCAAATCACAAGTTCATACGGGTTCTGGAGAATTTCTAATGAGCTTATCTATAGGTACTCCACCAACATCCTACTTGGCTATAATGGATACAGGTAGTGATTTAATATGGACACAATGTAAACCATGCACTGAATGTTATAAGCAACCTACACCAATTTTCGATCCAAgtacatcttcttcattttctaagCTTTCTTGTACAAACACTCTCTGTCGAGCTCTTACTGCTTCAATGTGTAGTGATAATGCATGCGAGTATTTGTATGCATATGGCGATGATTCTACTACACAAGGAATTATGGCGAGTGAAACATTTACGTTTGGAGACCCAAGTTCCAAGGATAAATCAGCAAGTATTTCTATACCAAATGTAGGATTCGGTTGTGGAAATGACAATGAAGGTGGTGGGTTTACCCAAGGAGCCGGTCTCGTTGGACTGGGCCGAGGTCCATTATCACTTGTTTCACAACTTGGGACAGGAAGGTTTTCGTATTGTTTAAATTCAATTGATAGCACACAAACCAGTAGTCTTTTATTTGGTTCATTAGCCAACTTGGTGAACACAACAACGAGCGATAATGAGATTCAAACTACACCGCTTATTAAAAACCCAAGCCAACCTTCGTTTTATTATCTTGATCTTGAAGGTATAACGGTCGGAGAAACCTTACTTTCTATACCCAAGTCTACATTTCAGCTTAAACCAAGTGGAAGTGGTGGATTTATTATTGATTCAGGTACTACTATTACTTACTTGCAAAAGACAGGCTTTAATGCAGTCAAGAAAGCTTTTATTTGGCAAATGAAGCTTACAGTAGCCGATAGTTCTACTGGACTAGATTTGTGTTTCAATCTGCCGAACAGTGTTTCCGAAATAGATGTGCCCAAGTTGATATTTCATTTTAAAGGTGCAGATTTGGATTTGCCTGGTAACAATTATATGATAGCTGATTCAGACTTGGGGTTAGTTTGTTTGGCGATGGGGGCATCCAATGGGTTGTCCATCTTTGGAAACGTTCAACAACAAAATATGTTAATACTACACGATCTTGAGAAAGAGGTGATGTCGTTTGTACCTACAAAATGTGATCAGCTGTAG
- the LOC113356194 gene encoding general transcription and DNA repair factor IIH subunit TFB4-like isoform X1, protein MDSAPSKQYSDDVSLVMVLLDTNPFFWGGENTTTKVSFSNFLNHVISFLNSVLLLNQLNQVVIIATGYNSCDYIFDSSTSESLNVSSGNGKMPALCSKMLQKLEEFVIRDEQLSKENSPSGIVSSLLSGSLSLALCYIQKVLRSGRLHPNPRILCLQGSPDGPEQYVGVMNAIFSAQRSMVPIDSCIVGVQHSAFLQQASYITGGVYLKPPQLDGLFQYLSTVFATDLHSRSFLQLPKPVGVDFRASCFCHKSTIDMGYICSVCLSIFCKQHKKCSTCGSVFGQANPEVKLPTDRKRKAIDLNTAYN, encoded by the exons ATGGATTCAGCTCCATCCAAGCAGTATTCAG ATGATGTTAGCCTTGTCATGGTTTTACTGGATACTAATCCTTTCTTTTGGGGTGGAGAAAACACCACAACAAAAGTCTCTTTCTCAAATTTTCTTAATCAT GTAATATCTTTTCTTAATTCTGTTCTCCTTCTTAATCAACTTAACCAAGTTGTCATAATTGCTACTGGGTACAACTCATGTGATTACATTTTTGATTCTTCAACATCTGAGTCATTAAATGTTAGTTCGGGTAATGGAAAAATGCCTGCACTTTGCTCCAAGATGTTGCAAAAATTGGAGGAATTTGTAATCAGGGATGAACAATTGAGCAAAGAAAACTCTCCATCTGGAATCGTGTCGTCTCTATTATCAGGATCTTTGTCTCTGGCTCTCTGTT ATATTCAAAAGGTGTTGCGGTCTGGAAGGCTTCATCCAAATCCTAGA ATTTTGTGCCTGCAGGGGTCTCCAGATGGACCTGAACA ATATGTTGGAGTAATGAATGCAATCTTCTCGGCACAACGTTCTATG GTACCTATAGATTCATGCATCGTAGGGGTTCAGCATTCTGCCTTCCTACAACAG GCTTCTTATATAACTGGTGGTGTCTACTTGAAGCCCCCACAACTGGATGGCCTTTTTCAATATCTTTCA ACAGTATTTGCAACAGATTTGCATTCCCGCAGCTTTCTGCAGCTTCCTAAACCTGTAGGGGTAGACTTTCGTGCTTC ATGCTTTTGCCACAAAAGTACCATTGACATGGGCTATATCTGCTCGGTTTGTTTATCTATATTCTGCAAGCAGCACAAGAAATGTTCAACCTGCGG ATCGGTATTTGGGCAAGCCAACCCAGAAGTTAAGTTGCCTACAGATAGAAAGAGAAAGGCTATAGATCTTAACACCGCCTACAATTAG
- the LOC113356194 gene encoding general transcription and DNA repair factor IIH subunit TFB4-like isoform X2 translates to MDSAPSKQYSDDVSLVMVLLDTNPFFWGGENTTTKVSFSNFLNHVISFLNSVLLLNQLNQVVIIATGYNSCDYIFDSSTSESLNVSSGNGKMPALCSKMLQKLEEFVIRDEQLSKENSPSGIVSSLLSGSLSLALCYIQKVLRSGRLHPNPRILCLQGSPDGPEQYVGVMNAIFSAQRSMVPIDSCIVGVQHSAFLQQASYITGGVYLKPPQLDGLFQYLSTVFATDLHSRSFLQLPKPVGVDFRASCFCHKSTIDMGYICSVCLSIFCKQHKKCSTCGLIIFRVVCFAILCIYSSDAQLM, encoded by the exons ATGGATTCAGCTCCATCCAAGCAGTATTCAG ATGATGTTAGCCTTGTCATGGTTTTACTGGATACTAATCCTTTCTTTTGGGGTGGAGAAAACACCACAACAAAAGTCTCTTTCTCAAATTTTCTTAATCAT GTAATATCTTTTCTTAATTCTGTTCTCCTTCTTAATCAACTTAACCAAGTTGTCATAATTGCTACTGGGTACAACTCATGTGATTACATTTTTGATTCTTCAACATCTGAGTCATTAAATGTTAGTTCGGGTAATGGAAAAATGCCTGCACTTTGCTCCAAGATGTTGCAAAAATTGGAGGAATTTGTAATCAGGGATGAACAATTGAGCAAAGAAAACTCTCCATCTGGAATCGTGTCGTCTCTATTATCAGGATCTTTGTCTCTGGCTCTCTGTT ATATTCAAAAGGTGTTGCGGTCTGGAAGGCTTCATCCAAATCCTAGA ATTTTGTGCCTGCAGGGGTCTCCAGATGGACCTGAACA ATATGTTGGAGTAATGAATGCAATCTTCTCGGCACAACGTTCTATG GTACCTATAGATTCATGCATCGTAGGGGTTCAGCATTCTGCCTTCCTACAACAG GCTTCTTATATAACTGGTGGTGTCTACTTGAAGCCCCCACAACTGGATGGCCTTTTTCAATATCTTTCA ACAGTATTTGCAACAGATTTGCATTCCCGCAGCTTTCTGCAGCTTCCTAAACCTGTAGGGGTAGACTTTCGTGCTTC ATGCTTTTGCCACAAAAGTACCATTGACATGGGCTATATCTGCTCGGTTTGTTTATCTATATTCTGCAAGCAGCACAAGAAATGTTCAACCTGCGG GTTAATCATTTTTCGAGTTGTTTGTTTCGCCATCCTATGCATCTACAGTTCTGACGCGCAGCTTATGTGA
- the LOC113361269 gene encoding endoglucanase 1-like gives MKANKMSGMRNLLPLTLAILMSFCFCSCSVFNSHNYSDALTKSILFFQGQRSGKLPSNQRLTWRGDSALADGSSYHVDLVGGYYDAGDNVKFGLPMAFTTTLLSWSVIEFGSYMNRNQMDHARAAIRWSTDYLLKAATATPDTLYVQVGDPSMDHRCWERPEDMDTPRNVYKVSAQNPGSDVAAETAAALAAASIVFKESDPSYSARLLQTSMKVFDFADQHRGSYSDSLNSVVCPFYCSYSGFQDELLWGASWIHTASENSSYLSYIQNNGHTLGADDDDYSFSWDDKRVGTKVLLSKGFLDKQVEEFQLYKAHSDNYICSLIPGSPTFQAQYTPGGLLYRGGESNLQYVTTASLLLLTYAKYLKSYGGVASCGSSTITPKDLIALSKKQVDYILGQNPAKMSYMVGFGEKFPQHVHHRGSSLPSIHSHPDKINCNDGFQYLYSGSSNPNVLTGAILGGPDEHDNFYDDRNKYQQSEPATYINAPFVGALAFFSARR, from the exons ATGAAAGCTAACAAAATGTCAGGAATGCGGAATCTTCTACCGTTAACGTTGGCGATACTAATGAGTTTTTGTTTTTGCTCTTGTTCTGTTTTCAACTCGCACAACTACTCCGACGCCTTGACAAAATCGATTTTATTCTTCCAAGGACAGCGTTCGGGAAAATTACCGTCTAATCAACGTCTTACTTGGAGAGGCGACTCTGCATTAGCTGATGGGTCTTCTTATCAT GTGGATTTGGTGGGAGGATATTATGATGCAGGAGATAATGTGAAATTTGGACTGCCTATGGCGTTCACAACGACATTGTTATCATGGAGTGTTATCGAATTTGGTAGCTATATGAACCGTAATCAAATGGATCATGCAAGAGCTGCAATTCGTTGGAGTACTGATTATTTACTGAAGGCAGCAACAGCTACACCAGATACCTTATATGTTCAA GTTGGGGATCCTAGTATGGACCATAGGTGTTGGGAAAGGCCCGAAGATATGGATACGCCTCGGAATGTGTATAAGGTTTCTGCACAAAACCCCGGCTCTGATGTTGCAGCTGAGACAGCTGCTGCATTAGCTGCTGCTTCAATAGTGTTTAAAGAATCCGACCCTTCATATTCCGCCAGACTGCTTCAAACCTCCATGAAA GTCTTTGATTTTGCTGATCAGCATAGAGGTTCTTACAGTGACTCTCTCAACTCAGTTGTCTGCCCTTTTTACTGTTCTTATTCTGGATTCCAA GATGAGTTATTATGGGGAGCATCATGGATTCATACTGCTTCGGAAAATAGTTCGTACTTGTCTTACATCCAGAATAACGGCCACACACTAGGCGCAGACGACGATGACTACTCATTCAGTTGGGACGATAAACGAGTTGGGACCAAAGTGCTTCTTTCCAAG GGTTTTTTGGATAAGCAGGTCGAAGAATTTCAGTTGTACAAAGCTCATTCTGACAACTACATTTGCTCATTGATCCCGGGGTCACCTACTTTCCAAGCTCAATACACTCCTG GAGGGCTTCTCTACAGAGGAGGTGAAAGCAATTTGCAATATGTTACAACAGCATCATTATTGCTTTTAACATATGCGAAGTATCTCAAATCGTACGGCGGAGTTGCTTCGTGTGGATCGTCAACCATCACACCTAAAGACTTAATCGCATTGTCAAAGAAACAAGTCGATTACATTCTAGGCCAAAATCCAGCAAAAATGTCTTACATGGTAGGATTTGGAGAAAAGTTCCCACAACATGTTCATCATAGGGGCTCTTCGCTTCCATCCATACATTCACACCCTGACAAAATCAACTGTAACGATGGTTTTCAGTATCTTTACTCTGGTTCGTCGAATCCGAATGTACTTACTGGTGCTATATTGGGCGGTCCTGACGAGCATGACAATTTTTATGATGACAGAAATAAGTATCAACAATCTGAACCCGCGACTTATATTAATGCACCGTTTGTGGGTGCATTAGCTTTCTTTTCGGCAAGACGCTAA